A genomic window from Silene latifolia isolate original U9 population chromosome Y, ASM4854445v1, whole genome shotgun sequence includes:
- the LOC141628046 gene encoding secreted RxLR effector protein 161-like, translating to MVVRSLDIDKDPFRPRENNEEILGPEVPYLSAIVALMYIARNTRPNISFFVNLLARFSSCPTRRHWNRIIHVLHYLQGTKDMGLFFPNMSRENLVGFADAGYLSDSHNARSHTGYVFTCGGTAISWRSMKQTIMATSSNHSEILSIHEKEAPTVLYEDNATCIGQLKEVYIKGDRTKHISPKFFFTHDLQKSGDINVQQIRSSENLADLFTKALPTATFKKLLHQLGLRRFKDLQ from the exons ATGGTAGTACGATCACTTGATATCGATAAAGATCCATTTCGCCCTAGAGAAAATAATGAAGAGATTCTTGGTCCTGAAGTACCTTATTTAAGTGCAATTGTCGCACTGATGTATATTGCAAGAAATACTAGACCTAATATATcatttttcgttaatttattagCCAGGTTTAGTTCTTGTCCAACCCGAAGGCATTGGAATAGGATTATACATGTACTTCATTATCTTCAAGGTACGAAGGATATGGGTTTGTTTTTCCCTAACATGTCCAGAGAAAATCTAGTTGGTTTTGCAGATGCAGGTTATTTATCAGATTCTCATAATGCCCGATCACATACTGGATATGTGTTTACCTGTGGTGGCACTGCCATTTCTTGGCGCTCTATGAAACAAACTATAATGGCTACTTCTTCTAATCATTCTGAGATTTTATCAATTCACGAG AAAGAAGCACCCACAGTTTTATATGAAGACAATGCAACATGTATTGGACAACTAAAAGAAGTTTATATCAAAGGTGACAGAACAAAGCACATATCACCAAAATTCTTCTTCACCCATGATCTTCAAAAGAGTGGCGATATTAATGTTCAACAAATTCGCTCAAGTGAAAATTTAGCCGATCTATTTACTAAAGCTCTTCCTACTGCAACATTTAAGAAGTTGCTTCATCAACTTGGATTGCGTCGTTTCAAAGATCTTCAGTGA